The stretch of DNA CCGGAGAGGTTTATTTCTTCGACTTCGATAACGCTCCCGCTGAAATTGATTGGCAAGGCAGTGCTCACGAAGTTGAGATGCTGCAAACCTTGATTATGATGGAAATGGTCGGCGACAGGCCAAAAACCTTTGTTCTTGGTGTGACTCCCACCGTGCTTGAACCTATGACTCTCGGCTTAACGCCGCAAATTCAAGCCGCGGTGCCTTTAATGGAGCGCACCTTAATGAATCACCTTGAACAATTGGGCTTTTCACACACCCGACGGGCAAACATCGATATCAAC from Shewanella sp. Choline-02u-19 encodes:
- a CDS encoding HyaD/HybD family hydrogenase maturation endopeptidase codes for the protein MKILLLGIGNVLYADEGIGVHFVNYIQENYLFHHPEHQLDLIDGGTLAQGLIPTLCQYDYLLVVDTVNANGVEPGEVYFFDFDNAPAEIDWQGSAHEVEMLQTLIMMEMVGDRPKTFVLGVTPTVLEPMTLGLTPQIQAAVPLMERTLMNHLEQLGFSHTRRANIDINALIPDSYKRGLISDEEY